From the Pseudoroseomonas cervicalis genome, one window contains:
- a CDS encoding response regulator transcription factor, with translation MRILLVEDTADVGEGIAARLQRMGHEVDWERDGADAEARLELQSYDLVILDVMLPPPDGLALLRRARGRGLATPVLMLTARSSVADRVDALDLGADDYLVKPFDFLELEARVRALLRRQGGASTNLLRCGDITIDLAGRTVELAGEAVEMTRRELALLEILASRAGRVVGKEEIVEALFGLEGAGSNAVEQYVTRLRRKLAASSAEIRTLRGLGYQLVVR, from the coding sequence ATGCGGATCCTGCTGGTGGAAGACACGGCCGATGTCGGCGAGGGCATCGCCGCCAGGCTGCAGCGCATGGGCCATGAGGTGGATTGGGAGCGCGACGGCGCCGATGCCGAGGCGCGGCTGGAGCTGCAATCCTACGATCTCGTCATCCTCGACGTGATGCTGCCGCCGCCCGATGGGCTCGCCCTGCTGCGGCGCGCGCGCGGGCGGGGGCTGGCCACCCCGGTGTTGATGCTCACCGCGCGCTCCAGCGTGGCCGACCGGGTGGATGCGCTGGATCTCGGTGCCGACGACTATCTCGTGAAGCCCTTCGACTTCCTGGAGCTGGAGGCGCGGGTGCGCGCGCTGCTGCGGCGGCAGGGCGGGGCCTCCACCAACCTGCTGCGCTGCGGCGACATCACCATCGACCTCGCCGGCCGCACCGTCGAGCTGGCCGGCGAGGCGGTGGAGATGACACGGCGCGAACTGGCGCTGCTGGAGATCCTGGCCAGCCGCGCCGGGCGTGTCGTCGGCAAGGAGGAGATCGTCGAGGCGCTGTTCGGCCTGGAAGGCGCCGGCAGCAACGCGGTCGAGCAATATGTCACGCGGCTGCGCCGCAAGCTCGCCGCCTCCAGCGCCGAGATCCGCACGCTGCGCGGCCTCGGCTACCAGCTGGTGGTGCGGTGA